One Corynebacterium yudongzhengii DNA window includes the following coding sequences:
- the pknB gene encoding Stk1 family PASTA domain-containing Ser/Thr kinase yields the protein MSQLTVGDVLEGRYRIDHPIARGGMSTVYRCVDLRLGRAVAAKVMHDEYADDPASRVRFRREARAMAQMSHPNLVGVYDFSSDDGMSYLVMELITGGTLRELLAERGPMPPHAATAVMRAVLTGLSVAHQQGMVHRDIKPDNILINADHRVKVADFGLVRAAAASSHSTGSIVGTAAYLSPEQVSGSETTPATDVYSAGVVLFELLTGETPFSGDTPLAHAIQRLERDVPAPSSRIDGIPPLFDELVATSTARDPEQRFHDAGEFLAALDDVAAELQLPAFTVPVPTNSAAHRAAAVPTDTTGVIETTTLSPEPEETKIVEPEDEAPAQDTRFLPPAAAAGATAAGSTPATQHLPSEPEEIPADQPDPVSNRSGWKLGIGLVIAAVLIGAVVVGAWWFGSGRYGEIPQIVGMDRATAIETVQEAGFEVDSEIVYDDDVAADNAVGTQPEPGERLEPGSLVTVLISRGPPTVPAPADGMSLEDYRALAGERTLEVDTGDSVFSDDVPTGAVAETTPAAGEAVPVGSTVTAHLSLGPEPIEVPDLAGMDADDARTTLEELGLNIGETTSRFDDEIPGGAIITTEPGPGRTLERGERVDLVISTAVAIPDLTGQLLDDAEDRLSEEDFDVDDKRDDNAVGSHEDEVVAMRPVPGTLVDPDVDTEVLLITPGQITVPDVTGRTVRDARSQLRDAGLGIDASIFDNSDTITRQTPAAGTALERGERVEVETDG from the coding sequence ATGAGTCAACTGACCGTCGGGGATGTGCTGGAGGGCCGCTACCGCATCGATCATCCGATCGCGCGGGGCGGCATGTCGACGGTGTACCGCTGCGTGGATCTGCGCCTCGGCCGGGCTGTCGCCGCGAAGGTCATGCACGACGAGTACGCCGACGACCCCGCCTCCCGCGTCCGCTTCCGCCGTGAGGCGCGGGCGATGGCGCAGATGTCGCACCCCAACCTCGTCGGGGTTTACGACTTCTCCTCCGACGACGGGATGTCCTATCTGGTCATGGAGCTGATCACCGGCGGCACGCTGCGCGAGCTGCTCGCCGAGCGCGGCCCGATGCCCCCGCACGCCGCCACCGCCGTGATGCGCGCCGTGCTCACCGGACTGTCGGTGGCCCACCAGCAGGGCATGGTCCACCGCGACATCAAGCCGGATAACATCCTCATCAACGCCGACCACCGGGTGAAGGTCGCGGACTTCGGGCTCGTGCGCGCCGCGGCCGCGTCGTCGCATTCGACGGGGTCGATCGTCGGCACCGCCGCCTACCTCTCCCCCGAGCAGGTCAGCGGCTCCGAGACCACCCCGGCCACGGACGTCTACTCCGCCGGCGTGGTCCTCTTCGAGCTGCTCACCGGCGAGACGCCGTTTTCCGGCGACACCCCGCTGGCACATGCCATCCAGCGCCTCGAGCGCGACGTCCCCGCGCCCAGCTCCCGCATCGACGGCATCCCGCCGCTTTTCGACGAACTGGTCGCCACCTCCACCGCCCGCGACCCGGAGCAACGTTTCCACGACGCCGGCGAGTTCCTCGCCGCGCTTGACGACGTCGCGGCCGAACTCCAACTGCCCGCCTTCACCGTCCCGGTGCCCACGAACTCCGCCGCCCACCGCGCCGCCGCAGTACCGACGGACACCACCGGGGTCATCGAAACCACCACGCTGTCTCCTGAGCCGGAAGAAACGAAGATCGTCGAGCCGGAGGACGAGGCGCCTGCGCAGGACACCCGCTTCCTGCCGCCCGCCGCTGCTGCTGGTGCCACTGCTGCGGGGTCGACGCCGGCGACGCAGCACCTGCCGTCGGAACCCGAGGAGATACCCGCTGATCAGCCTGATCCCGTCTCGAACCGCTCCGGCTGGAAACTCGGGATCGGGCTCGTTATCGCGGCGGTGCTCATCGGTGCGGTCGTGGTGGGCGCCTGGTGGTTCGGCTCGGGACGCTACGGGGAGATCCCGCAGATCGTCGGCATGGACCGGGCGACCGCGATCGAAACCGTACAAGAGGCCGGCTTCGAGGTGGACAGTGAGATCGTCTACGACGACGACGTGGCGGCGGACAACGCCGTCGGCACCCAGCCTGAGCCCGGCGAGCGCCTCGAACCCGGGTCCCTGGTGACCGTGCTGATCTCCCGGGGCCCGCCGACCGTCCCCGCGCCCGCGGACGGTATGAGCCTAGAGGACTATCGAGCACTCGCCGGTGAACGCACCCTGGAGGTGGACACCGGCGATTCCGTCTTTTCGGACGACGTCCCCACCGGCGCTGTCGCCGAAACCACCCCGGCCGCCGGTGAGGCCGTGCCGGTCGGCAGCACAGTGACGGCGCACCTCTCACTCGGGCCCGAACCCATCGAGGTGCCCGACCTCGCCGGCATGGACGCCGACGACGCCCGCACCACTTTGGAGGAACTCGGGCTGAACATCGGCGAGACCACATCGCGTTTCGACGATGAGATCCCCGGTGGCGCCATCATCACCACCGAGCCCGGGCCCGGGCGCACCCTCGAGCGCGGCGAGCGCGTTGACCTGGTGATCTCCACCGCCGTGGCCATCCCGGATCTCACCGGCCAGCTGCTCGACGACGCCGAAGACCGCCTCAGCGAAGAAGACTTCGACGTCGACGACAAACGCGACGACAACGCGGTCGGTTCCCACGAGGACGAAGTGGTCGCCATGCGGCCGGTGCCAGGGACCTTGGTCGATCCCGATGTCGACACCGAAGTCCTGCTCATCACCCCTGGTCAGATCACGGTTCCAGACGTCACCGGCAGGACGGTACGGGATGCGCGCAGCCAGCTTCGCGACGCCGGCCTCGGCATCGACGCCTCCATCTTCGACAACTCGGACACGATCACGCGCCAGACTCCGGCAGCGGGCACTGCGCTGGAGCGCGGCGAGCGCGTTGAGGTCGAAACCGATGGGTGA
- a CDS encoding Rv2175c family DNA-binding protein, translating to MSNAQDKLEELLADDTLLTLNEVAERLGIPVTKVGDLLDDHKLACTRIDGKKYVPELLLDEDGSINRFASSAITVLIDGGYDDEEILVHLFTEDESLPGRPVDALHGQKAREVIRRAQAMAF from the coding sequence GTGAGTAACGCGCAAGACAAGCTGGAAGAACTGCTCGCCGACGATACGCTGCTGACCTTGAACGAGGTCGCCGAGCGCCTGGGCATCCCGGTGACCAAGGTCGGTGATCTTCTCGACGACCACAAGCTCGCCTGCACGCGCATCGACGGCAAGAAGTACGTGCCCGAGCTCCTGCTGGACGAAGATGGCTCGATCAACCGCTTCGCCTCCTCAGCGATCACGGTGCTCATCGACGGCGGCTACGACGACGAAGAGATCCTGGTACACCTGTTCACCGAGGACGAGAGCCTGCCCGGCCGGCCCGTCGACGCGCTGCACGGGCAGAAGGCCCGCGAGGTCATCCGCCGCGCCCAGGCGATGGCGTTTTAG
- a CDS encoding alpha-(1->6)-mannopyranosyltransferase A, giving the protein MSTASSVYLSAPSTRRDQLAEFFSRFPGPLLLGALGALALALSSHGAGATRNRGGVLEALGLEYLSFGHGAALMNALFNVGLIAMVLAWVFVGRRVIVDTKRSDPGRLRTVRKALLSWCAPLIIAAPILSRDVYSYLMQGAMVRDGFDPYNEGAAVNPGPYLLEVSHDWRNTTTPYGPLHLWIGEGVTTAVGDNVTAGVIAYKFISLAGFIAIAFAVEKIAARLGGDPALALWLGVANPVMVFHMVGGMHNESVMVGLVSLGLLACLHRRFVLGVALISVAVSLKATAAVALPFVVWMATFHYAPKAVSLTRRIFTFVVVGLLGVVETLTVVAAVTWLSGSSWGWLSEITGNSKVINPLAGPTFIAEIATPFVQLFDPDFDYNVILQAVRPVFSVLMLLGLALTWWIFRGGDRRSIMGTTAAYQVAFVLNSVTLPWYYASSVSLVGTFTPPRWLLKLVTGLSIIVALSFTGSGNHQLYNAVWMVAVTAAAWVLTTHIFPLDLERRPGHQHRPDPIAPRD; this is encoded by the coding sequence ATGAGCACTGCGTCTTCCGTCTACCTCAGCGCCCCGAGCACCCGGCGCGACCAGCTCGCGGAGTTCTTCTCCCGCTTTCCCGGCCCGCTGCTTTTGGGCGCGCTCGGCGCGCTCGCCCTAGCGCTGAGCTCCCACGGCGCCGGCGCCACTCGCAACCGCGGCGGCGTCCTCGAGGCACTCGGCCTGGAGTATCTGAGCTTCGGCCACGGCGCCGCATTGATGAACGCGCTGTTCAACGTGGGTCTCATCGCGATGGTGCTGGCGTGGGTGTTTGTGGGGCGCCGGGTGATCGTCGATACGAAGCGCAGCGACCCGGGCCGGCTGCGCACCGTCCGCAAGGCGCTGCTTTCCTGGTGCGCCCCGCTGATTATCGCGGCGCCGATCCTGTCGCGCGACGTCTACTCCTACCTCATGCAGGGCGCGATGGTGCGCGATGGCTTCGATCCCTATAACGAGGGCGCGGCGGTCAATCCGGGGCCGTATCTGCTGGAGGTCTCGCACGACTGGCGCAACACCACCACCCCTTATGGCCCGCTGCACCTGTGGATCGGCGAGGGCGTGACGACGGCCGTCGGCGACAACGTCACCGCCGGAGTCATCGCGTATAAGTTCATTTCCTTGGCGGGTTTCATCGCCATCGCCTTCGCGGTGGAGAAGATCGCGGCCCGCCTCGGCGGCGATCCGGCGCTCGCGCTGTGGCTGGGTGTGGCGAACCCGGTGATGGTCTTCCACATGGTCGGCGGCATGCACAACGAGTCCGTGATGGTCGGGCTCGTCTCCTTGGGCCTGCTCGCCTGCCTACACCGCCGGTTTGTGCTCGGCGTGGCACTGATCTCCGTGGCGGTCTCGCTCAAGGCCACCGCGGCGGTCGCATTACCCTTCGTGGTGTGGATGGCCACCTTCCACTATGCCCCCAAGGCCGTCTCCCTCACCCGCCGCATCTTTACCTTCGTGGTGGTGGGGCTACTCGGCGTCGTCGAGACCCTGACGGTGGTGGCCGCGGTGACTTGGCTCTCCGGCTCGTCGTGGGGCTGGCTGTCAGAGATCACCGGTAACTCCAAGGTCATCAACCCGCTGGCCGGGCCGACCTTCATCGCCGAGATAGCCACCCCCTTCGTGCAACTCTTCGACCCGGATTTCGATTACAACGTCATCCTCCAAGCCGTGCGCCCGGTGTTCTCGGTGCTCATGCTCTTAGGCTTAGCGCTGACCTGGTGGATCTTCCGCGGCGGCGACCGCCGCTCGATCATGGGCACCACCGCCGCCTACCAGGTCGCGTTCGTCCTCAACTCGGTGACCCTGCCCTGGTACTACGCCTCGTCGGTCTCGCTCGTGGGCACGTTTACTCCCCCGCGGTGGCTACTGAAGCTGGTCACGGGCCTGTCTATCATCGTGGCCCTGTCTTTTACCGGCAGCGGCAACCACCAGCTCTACAACGCCGTGTGGATGGTGGCGGTCACCGCGGCCGCCTGGGTGCTCACCACGCACATCTTCCCGCTCGATCTCGAGCGCCGACCGGGGCACCAACACCGGCCGGATCCGATTGCGCCGCGGGACTAA
- a CDS encoding polyprenyl synthetase family protein, whose product MSKASDLDVSSLSPNDIPDAVDVVLADYIQSRKDALDAIGEPVSKALGHLEDFILGGGKRIRPVFGWAGFLGADGFAGEEEPHAVLRAVSALEFIQTCALVHDDIIDKSDTRRGRPTVHKAVAAHHEQNAWSGDADHFGVSVAILIGDLALAWADDMVFDSGLSDAALRRSREPWRSMRSEVIGGQMLDIALEAMASEDGRLSRSVNRYKTAAYTIERPLHLGAALAGAPQQIIDGFRGYGHDIGIAFQLRDDLLGVFGDPAATGKGVYDDLREGKRTELLALALRRSDEHSPAAAETLRRSIGVVDTHEELAQLAEIIESSGAVEEMERRIEKLTDSGIAHLHDAGVPQDVIDTLIGLAHQATRRRS is encoded by the coding sequence GTGAGCAAAGCTTCCGACCTCGATGTCAGCTCGTTGTCCCCGAATGACATCCCCGACGCGGTCGACGTTGTCCTCGCAGACTACATCCAGTCCCGTAAGGACGCGCTCGACGCGATCGGCGAGCCCGTCTCGAAGGCACTCGGGCACCTCGAGGACTTCATCCTCGGAGGCGGCAAGCGCATCCGGCCGGTCTTCGGCTGGGCGGGCTTCCTCGGTGCCGACGGCTTCGCGGGAGAAGAAGAACCCCACGCCGTCCTGCGGGCCGTCAGTGCGCTGGAGTTCATCCAGACCTGCGCGCTGGTCCATGATGACATCATCGACAAGTCGGACACCCGGCGCGGGCGTCCAACCGTACACAAGGCCGTCGCCGCCCACCACGAGCAGAACGCGTGGTCCGGCGACGCGGACCACTTCGGCGTCTCCGTGGCGATCCTCATCGGCGATCTCGCCCTCGCCTGGGCCGACGACATGGTCTTCGACTCCGGGCTTTCCGACGCCGCCCTCCGCCGCTCCCGCGAGCCCTGGCGTTCCATGCGCTCCGAGGTCATCGGCGGCCAGATGCTCGATATCGCCCTCGAAGCCATGGCCAGCGAGGACGGCCGCCTCTCACGGTCGGTGAACCGCTACAAGACCGCTGCCTACACCATCGAACGCCCTCTGCACTTGGGAGCCGCGCTCGCCGGTGCCCCGCAGCAGATCATCGACGGCTTCCGCGGCTATGGCCACGACATCGGCATCGCCTTCCAGCTGCGCGACGATCTGCTCGGCGTCTTCGGCGATCCCGCCGCCACCGGTAAGGGCGTCTACGACGACCTGCGCGAAGGCAAGCGCACCGAGCTGCTCGCGCTGGCGCTGCGGCGTTCCGACGAGCACTCCCCCGCCGCTGCGGAGACCCTGCGCCGCTCGATCGGTGTCGTCGATACGCACGAAGAATTAGCCCAGCTCGCTGAGATCATCGAGTCCTCCGGGGCTGTCGAGGAGATGGAGCGACGCATCGAGAAGCTCACCGATTCGGGCATCGCGCACCTTCATGACGCCGGGGTGCCGCAGGACGTCATCGACACGCTTATCGGCCTGGCACACCAGGCGACCAGGCGTCGTTCCTAA